A genomic segment from Aegilops tauschii subsp. strangulata cultivar AL8/78 chromosome 1, Aet v6.0, whole genome shotgun sequence encodes:
- the LOC141030630 gene encoding uncharacterized protein, producing the protein MIAQAVTNNRQQAGNGNGRSTLAEFKKHAPPNFIETAEPLDADDWVHTIEDLLELVGCTEDREKVAYAAHYLRGTARAWWDGFKVMHAGQNITWNDFKAEFRKAHIPSGIMAIKKREFRALKQGSSTVKEYMQKFSVHLRYAPEDVNTDAAKREHFMEGLNQTPQYSVVVCDCPTFPDLVNKALILEDKRRSLDDTRKRKMISKGSSSNQKPRPWQPAPVKPTYQQPRAPAPRTNYQPQQYANPGPAYNNPNNNAGKSNNSNQVTCFGCGQPGHYSKNCPNKKPDAPRPNAQNQGQGRGMPPRNQAPHNPPNNGKGRVNHVTADEAQEDPDVVLGTFLVNSTPTTVLFDFGALHSFVTQQFALESGMISTPLSSPMVVQTPGSEMRTKIGCKGVEIVINRVDFLADSS; encoded by the coding sequence ATGATTGCTCAAGCTGTCACCAACAACCGCCAGCAGGCGGGGAACGGCAATGGACGTTCCACGTTGGCGGAGTTCAAGAAGCATGCACCACCCAACTTCATCGAGACTGCTGAACCCTTGGATGCAGACGACTGGGTCCACACCATTGAGGATCTGTTGGAACTAGTCGGCTGCACTGAGGACCGTGAGAAGGTGGCATATGCTGCTCACTATCTCAGGGGAACTGCCAGAGCTTGGTGGGATGGATTCAAGGTCATGCATGCTGGGCAAAACATCACTTGGAATGACTTCAAGGCAGAATTCCGCAAGGCCCACATTCCTTCCGGAATCATGGCCAtcaagaagcgtgagttccgagCCCTGAAGCAAGGAAGTAGCACTGTCAAGGAGTACATGCAGAAGTTCAGTGTTCACTTAAGGTATGCTCCTGAAGATGTCAACACTGATGCTGCCAAAAGAGAGCACTTCATGGAAGGCCTTAACCAGACTCCGCAATACTCGGTTGTTGTGTGTGACTGCCCAACCTTTCCTGATCTGGTGAACAAGGCACTCATACTTGAGGACAAGCGACGTTCTTTGGATGATACCCGTAAACGCAAGATGATCAGCAAGGGTAGCTCTAGCAACCAGAAGCCTCGCCCATGGCAGCCAGCCCCGGTCAAGCCAACCTATCAGCAGCCAAGAGCCCCTGCACCTCGCACCAACTATCAGCCTCAGCAGTACGCCAATCCCGGGCCAGCTTACAACAACCCCAATAACAATGCTGGCAAGAGCAACAACTCCAACCAAGTCACTTGCTTTGGATGTGGTCAGCCAGGACACTACTCCAAGAATTGCCCAAACAAGAAGCCAGATGCACCGCGCCCCAATGCGCAGAACCAAGGCCAAGGTCGTGGAATGCCACCAAGGAACCAAGCTCCCCACAACCCGCCCAACAATGGCAAGGGCCGTGTGAATCATGTCACTGCAGACGAAGCCCAGGAAGACCCGGACGTCGTGCTGGGTACGTTCCTTGTCAACTCCACACCCACAACTGTCTTGTTTGATTTCGGAGCATTGCATTCTTTTGTCACCCAACAATTTGCATTAGAAAGTGGCATGATCTCTACACCCCTGAGTAGTCCCATGGTGGTACAAACCCCCGGATCAGAGATGAGAACCAAGATAGGATGTAAAGGAGTCGAGATTGTCATTAACAGGGTAGACTTCCTAGCAGACTCGTCTTAA